The nucleotide sequence GAAAAGGTCGCAGAGGAGGCAAAAGAGAAATCAGAGACCGAATCTGCAGAAAAGACAAATGCTGGCGAAGCTACTGAAGATCCTGAATTTAAAGAGTTGAGAGAgaaattggagaagaagGACAAAGATTTAGCCCTTATGAAGAACCATTACGCTAAAGCTAGAGCCGATTTCCGTAGTTTACAGGAGACAACAAAGAAGGAAGtacaaaatgcaaaagattttgCATTGCAAAAACTTGCAAAAGATTTATTAGAGTCAATAgataatttcaatttggcaTTGGATCATGTCAAGGAAGACACTCTCAAAGCCAACGAAGAAGTTAAAAACTTGTACGAGGGAGTGGACATGACAAGGAACGTTTTCGAGAAGACATTGCAAAAGCAcggtattgaaaaaatcgAACCATTGGGAGAGAAGTTCGACCCCAACTTACATGAGGccacttttgaaattgccCAACCTGACAAGGAGCCAGGCTCCgttttctttgttcaacaaactGGCTACACTTTAAACAACCGGGTTTTGAGACCTGCCAAGGTTGGTGTTGTCAAGAGCGAAGACAACTAGGATTCCTCACGTGTAACATGAAAATATTAACGTCTTGTATATAAATAAACTTTGTATAAATTCTGGGAGCCATGTTAAATCTTGGTCCCGAATGAGTGTCAAATATACGTCTTCAATTTTTAGTacaattcaaaagttttagCAAGACCGCTCTCGGTTCcgtttttcaattttcatATTGTGTTAGTTTTCTTTGGTGACTCACTCAATGGAACTCTCCACGGCGAATTCAGGTCCTTTTGATCGAATTTTGTGTCAGGTTAATTTTGTTAACCGCGCACCATCGATAGGATAActatcaaaatttttgattttttttttcatctttttgACACTTTGACAGCTTCTTTACCACAGCATAAAATACATTAAACGATGTTGGCagttaaatcatcaatgcGTTATTTCTCAACTACAGCTCCAGCTCTCAAGACCATCAAAATTGGGTTGATCCCAGGTGACGGAATTGGAAGGGAAGTAATACCAGCTGGTCAAAGGGTTTTAGAAAGTTTACCTTCGAAATATGATTTGCAGTTTGAGTTTGTACAATTGGATGCAGGTTATGaattgttcaagaaaacAGGAACTGCCTTGCCAGACAAGACGGtggatattttgaagaatgaGTGTGATGGTGCCTTGTTTGGTGCTGTTTCCTCTCCAACTACTAAAGTAGCTGGTTATTCTTCCCCAATTGTTGCAttgagaaagaaattggGCCTTTATGCCAACGTTCGTCCTGTTAAGTCCGTCAAAGGAATTGGAAGACCTGTTGATATGGTCATTGTCCGTGAAAACACAGAAGATTTATACGTCAAGGATGAAAAGACGTATGAGAAAGAAGATGGAACCAAAGTTGCTGAAgcaatcaaaagaattacTGAAACTGCGCTGAAAAGAATCGCAAAGATGGCATTCGACATAGCTGTTCAAAGACAAGCAATTAGAgatgcatcatcatcatcaagtgAACAACTCCACACGTCACCATCAGTTACTGTCACacacaaatcaaatgtcTTGTCACAGTCAGATGGTTTGTTCCGTGAATCATGTAAAGAGGTATACGATGCAAACAAGGAGAAGTATAAAGATGTTGAATACAAGGagcaaattgttgattcaatggTTTACAAAATGTTCAGGGACCCAGAAGTATTTGATGTGGTTGTTGCACCAAATTTGTATGGTGATATTTTGAGTGATGGAGCTGCTGCTTTGGTCGGATCATTGGGTG is from Candida orthopsilosis Co 90-125, chromosome 1 draft sequence and encodes:
- a CDS encoding Mge1 cochaperone (mitochondrial matrix localisation), whose protein sequence is MQRALSQSIRRTVQSRVGLAPSALRYSVCVPRQQFVRFNSTKPEAKETTESTEKVAEEAKEKSETESAEKTNAGEATEDPEFKELREKLEKKDKDLALMKNHYAKARADFRSLQETTKKEVQNAKDFALQKLAKDLLESIDNFNLALDHVKEDTLKANEEVKNLYEGVDMTRNVFEKTLQKHGIEKIEPLGEKFDPNLHEATFEIAQPDKEPGSVFFVQQTGYTLNNRVLRPAKVGVVKSEDN
- a CDS encoding Lys12 hypothetical proteinomoisocitrate dehydrogenase (mitochondrial), which encodes MLAVKSSMRYFSTTAPALKTIKIGLIPGDGIGREVIPAGQRVLESLPSKYDLQFEFVQLDAGYELFKKTGTALPDKTVDILKNECDGALFGAVSSPTTKVAGYSSPIVALRKKLGLYANVRPVKSVKGIGRPVDMVIVRENTEDLYVKDEKTYEKEDGTKVAEAIKRITETASKRIAKMAFDIAVQRQAIRDASSSSSEQLHTSPSVTVTHKSNVLSQSDGLFRESCKEVYDANKEKYKDVEYKEQIVDSMVYKMFRDPEVFDVVVAPNLYGDILSDGAAALVGSLGVVPSANVGDSFAIGEPCHGSAPDIEGKGISNPIATIRSTALMLEFMGYPEAAAKIYEAVDANLAEDKIKTPDLGGQSSTNEVVEDIIKRF